In Saccharicrinis fermentans DSM 9555 = JCM 21142, a genomic segment contains:
- a CDS encoding sodium-translocating pyrophosphatase, whose product MITQLFWIVPVASVVALVFAWFFFRTMMKSSEGTDKMKEIAQYVRDGAMAYLSRQYKVVGIVFLVLLVILTVLAYMGVQNPFVPIAFLTGGFFSGLCGFLGMKTATFASARTAQGASESLNKGLKVAFRSGAVMGLVVVGFGLLDISLWYVILTKFVYTTEHMANGFQFLGLDLVHQGMDESQKLLEVTATMLTFGMGASTQALFARVGGGIYTKAADVGADLVGKVEAGIPEDDPRNPATIADNVGDNVGDVAGMGADLYESYCGSILATAALGAALTVNNTGADMSGKVIAPMLVAAIGIVLSIVGIFMVQTKEDANAKSLLNSLLIGTGGSSVLILAAIAGMAALDWITWGIFGAVVSGLVAGVIIGQATEYYTSDGYKPTQGIARQAQQGPATTIIDGVAVGMYSTWIPVVTIVGGIIASFGFAGGFDNFAEGVYGIGFAAVGMLSTLGITLATDAFGPIADNAGGNAEMSNLPKEVRERTDALDMLGNTTAATGKGFAIGSAALTAMALMAAYMEEIKIWLKRGLNEGDTVVQNSIQFVLDSSTQVGEGIKAVVISEATLKDFSSFYDLSLFNPLLLAGLFIGAMMAFVFCAMTMKAVGRAAGSMVDEVRRQFKEIPGILEGTGTPDYAKCVAISTKGAQQEMLLPSLLAIIVPIAVGLVFGVAGVIGLLMGGLTTGFTLAIFLNNAGGAWDNAKKFIEKGNYGGKGSDAHKAGVVGDTVGDPFKDTSGPSLNILIKLMTMVSVVMSGLTVAFALF is encoded by the coding sequence ATGATTACACAATTATTTTGGATCGTACCTGTCGCCTCAGTGGTGGCACTGGTGTTTGCCTGGTTCTTTTTTAGAACTATGATGAAAAGTTCAGAAGGGACAGACAAGATGAAAGAAATTGCTCAATATGTAAGAGATGGTGCAATGGCTTACTTATCGCGGCAATATAAAGTTGTTGGAATTGTTTTTCTTGTATTGTTGGTAATATTGACTGTCCTTGCTTACATGGGTGTTCAAAATCCTTTTGTACCCATCGCTTTTTTGACCGGAGGCTTTTTCTCGGGACTCTGTGGATTTTTAGGAATGAAGACTGCCACATTTGCTTCTGCACGTACTGCACAGGGAGCTTCGGAATCGCTGAACAAGGGACTTAAGGTGGCTTTTAGAAGTGGCGCAGTGATGGGACTGGTAGTGGTAGGTTTTGGTTTGTTAGATATTTCGCTATGGTATGTGATATTAACAAAATTTGTGTACACGACTGAGCATATGGCCAATGGTTTTCAATTTTTAGGTCTTGATTTGGTTCATCAAGGGATGGATGAATCTCAAAAATTATTAGAAGTAACTGCCACTATGTTAACCTTTGGTATGGGAGCTTCTACACAGGCTCTTTTTGCCCGTGTGGGAGGTGGTATTTATACCAAAGCAGCCGATGTGGGGGCCGACTTGGTGGGTAAGGTGGAAGCTGGCATTCCAGAGGATGACCCGCGGAATCCAGCCACCATTGCTGATAACGTGGGTGATAACGTGGGTGATGTGGCCGGAATGGGAGCCGACCTGTATGAATCATATTGTGGTTCTATACTAGCTACAGCTGCCTTGGGTGCCGCCCTGACCGTGAATAATACTGGTGCTGACATGTCAGGAAAAGTGATTGCTCCCATGTTGGTGGCCGCTATTGGTATTGTACTCTCCATTGTGGGTATCTTTATGGTTCAAACAAAAGAAGATGCCAATGCTAAAAGTCTTTTAAATTCTTTACTCATTGGAACGGGAGGTAGTTCTGTTTTAATATTGGCAGCTATCGCAGGAATGGCTGCATTGGATTGGATCACTTGGGGTATTTTTGGTGCGGTGGTATCTGGCCTGGTGGCTGGGGTAATCATTGGTCAGGCAACAGAATATTATACCTCAGATGGATATAAGCCCACACAGGGCATAGCTAGGCAAGCACAACAGGGGCCTGCCACCACTATTATTGATGGTGTGGCAGTAGGTATGTATTCCACATGGATTCCAGTGGTTACAATTGTAGGCGGTATTATTGCTTCCTTTGGCTTTGCCGGAGGCTTTGATAACTTTGCCGAAGGGGTTTACGGTATTGGATTTGCAGCCGTGGGTATGTTATCTACTTTGGGTATCACATTGGCTACCGATGCATTTGGACCCATTGCTGATAATGCCGGGGGTAATGCAGAAATGTCTAACCTTCCGAAAGAAGTGCGTGAGAGAACGGATGCGCTTGATATGCTGGGTAATACCACGGCCGCTACTGGTAAAGGTTTTGCCATTGGATCGGCCGCTTTAACCGCAATGGCATTGATGGCTGCTTATATGGAAGAAATTAAAATATGGCTTAAACGAGGCCTTAACGAAGGAGATACCGTTGTTCAAAACTCCATTCAATTTGTGCTGGACTCGTCGACTCAGGTAGGTGAGGGCATTAAAGCTGTGGTTATTTCAGAGGCCACATTGAAAGACTTCTCCTCTTTTTACGACTTGTCGTTATTTAACCCTTTATTATTAGCAGGTTTGTTTATTGGAGCTATGATGGCTTTCGTTTTTTGTGCTATGACCATGAAAGCGGTGGGGCGTGCTGCTGGTTCAATGGTTGATGAGGTTCGCCGTCAGTTTAAAGAAATACCTGGTATTCTTGAGGGTACAGGCACGCCTGATTATGCCAAGTGCGTGGCTATCTCCACCAAAGGGGCTCAGCAAGAAATGCTATTGCCATCTTTATTGGCTATTATTGTTCCTATTGCAGTGGGATTAGTATTTGGTGTTGCAGGTGTCATTGGACTTTTAATGGGAGGCTTGACCACCGGCTTTACCTTAGCTATATTTCTGAATAATGCGGGTGGGGCTTGGGATAATGCGAAAAAGTTTATTGAGAAAGGAAATTATGGTGGAAAAGGTAGTGATGCTCACAAGGCTGGTGTTGTGGGTGATACTGTAGGTGACCCATTTAAAGATACTTCGGGTCCGTCGTTGAATATCTTAATTAAGTTGATGACCATGGTAAGTGTAGTAATGAGCGGATTAACGGTTGCTTTTGCCCTCTTTTAA
- a CDS encoding sodium:calcium antiporter produces the protein MGIYELFFHTWYGGLVLMVISSIIMAKACDVFEASSDYLGRNLSEGVKGATINAIGSSMPELLTTVFFLALASRQHLGRDLAASVGGNTGSAIFNSIVIPMLVIWIVIATIAGVKGIKIAKKVVLRDGLFLIAAELILLVLLSSDYITQWHGWVFTMFYLVYLSYTLLSMKKDLHKKEIIHFKAENWYTHFQLKHNKGRTGRSWLLLLGSTAIIALTCAGLVESCIGMADAMKINPLFIALVLVAAASSVPDTIISIKDGKKGNYDDALSNVLGSNIFDITISMGLPLAIYLLVTGQRIDFRAAGPTLIDIRIMLVVVTIITMAVFYFSKELKKRHVLYLLILYLIFILYAIGAASYGAGGDDMLAQWAGAFIDFLNKKGGISDSLQKVANGITSGWR, from the coding sequence ATGGGCATTTACGAATTATTTTTTCATACTTGGTATGGAGGTCTGGTATTGATGGTCATTTCATCTATCATCATGGCTAAAGCGTGTGATGTATTTGAGGCATCATCTGATTATTTAGGAAGAAACCTCAGCGAGGGTGTTAAAGGAGCAACGATCAATGCCATCGGTTCTTCTATGCCAGAACTACTTACAACGGTATTTTTTTTGGCTTTGGCCAGTCGTCAGCATCTAGGGCGCGATTTAGCTGCCAGTGTTGGTGGCAATACGGGTTCGGCCATTTTTAATAGTATTGTCATTCCCATGCTAGTGATATGGATTGTAATTGCTACAATTGCCGGAGTAAAAGGAATTAAAATTGCCAAAAAAGTGGTTTTACGGGATGGCCTTTTTTTGATCGCCGCTGAACTAATTTTACTGGTCCTTTTATCAAGTGATTACATCACCCAATGGCATGGATGGGTATTTACCATGTTCTATCTGGTGTATTTGTCTTACACCTTGTTATCCATGAAAAAGGATCTTCATAAAAAGGAGATAATTCATTTTAAAGCCGAAAATTGGTACACCCATTTTCAGCTAAAGCACAACAAGGGAAGAACAGGTCGCAGTTGGCTGTTACTGTTGGGCTCTACAGCTATCATAGCGCTTACCTGTGCCGGCTTGGTGGAAAGCTGTATCGGAATGGCCGACGCCATGAAAATAAATCCGTTATTTATTGCACTGGTATTGGTTGCGGCTGCCAGCAGTGTTCCGGACACCATCATCTCCATTAAAGATGGCAAAAAGGGAAATTACGACGATGCGCTCTCTAATGTACTGGGATCTAACATCTTTGATATAACCATTAGCATGGGTCTGCCTTTGGCTATTTACCTTTTGGTTACTGGGCAAAGGATTGACTTTAGAGCTGCAGGCCCAACTTTAATTGATATTCGTATCATGTTGGTTGTGGTAACCATCATTACCATGGCTGTATTTTATTTTTCTAAAGAACTTAAAAAGAGACATGTGTTATATTTGCTTATCTTATACTTGATATTTATACTATACGCTATAGGTGCTGCATCCTATGGTGCGGGAGGTGACGATATGCTAGCCCAATGGGCAGGAGCGTTTATCGATTTCCTGAATAAGAAAGGTGGCATAAGTGATAGCCTGCAAAAAGTGGCCAATGGCATTACCTCCGGATGGAGGTGA
- the dnaG gene encoding DNA primase: protein MIDQNTVDRIVETSQANIVDVVSEFVTLRKRGINYLGNCPFHNEKTPSFTVSPHKGIYKCFGCGKGGNAVNFVMDVEQISFIDAIKQLGKKFHIHIEEVELSPEQQQVKNDRESMMAVSGFAQKFFTNQLLKSDEGRSVGLSYLRSRGFRDDIIQKFELGYSPEAKTALTDEALKNSYKLEFLEKAGLTIVRDNYKADRFRGRVIFPIHSISGKPTAFGGRVLKTDKKTAKYLNSPESEIYHKSRILYGIFHAKTEITKKDRCFLVEGYTDVISFHQAGITNVVASSGTALTVDQIRLIARFTPNITIIYDGDPAGIKASLRGIDLVLEQGMNVKVLLLPEGEDPDSFSKSRSAEELQAYITKHEGDFIKFKTGLLLKDAENDPVKRAGLLQDIVKTISVIPDAIVRGEYVKECSALMNVTEQVLYNEIAKLTKKSREEKYRGNTPSIQVPQVPSSPTASPAFTTLNLFEEEEKELIRFMIKYGDIQMVEVEEGKEEEEEEITVGDYILEQLREDELECENPLYNKILKLYEENKKKKGFQAVKFFVSHMEQDVSRLATDLLSKEYPLSKIHQRFGAGDLDEASILDRLVPKVVNELKLKKVKALIDKYRNELKLAEQKEDGEKMIEIMQTMVRLQQLQSLLSKELGDRTIV, encoded by the coding sequence ATGATCGATCAAAATACAGTTGATAGAATAGTAGAGACTTCGCAGGCGAACATAGTAGATGTGGTATCTGAATTTGTGACACTGCGAAAAAGAGGGATTAATTACCTGGGAAACTGTCCGTTTCACAATGAGAAGACTCCTTCTTTTACGGTATCACCCCACAAAGGTATTTATAAATGCTTCGGCTGCGGAAAGGGCGGAAATGCAGTAAACTTTGTGATGGATGTGGAGCAGATTTCTTTCATCGACGCCATCAAGCAGTTGGGTAAGAAATTCCATATTCACATAGAGGAAGTGGAGCTGAGTCCGGAACAGCAGCAGGTAAAAAATGACCGGGAGAGTATGATGGCTGTATCCGGCTTTGCACAAAAATTTTTCACGAACCAGTTGCTCAAGTCTGACGAAGGGCGCTCGGTAGGACTGTCTTACCTTCGCAGTCGTGGTTTTCGGGATGATATTATACAAAAATTCGAACTGGGTTATTCGCCCGAAGCCAAGACTGCCTTAACCGACGAGGCACTTAAGAACAGCTATAAACTTGAGTTCCTGGAAAAAGCAGGTCTCACCATTGTGCGAGACAATTATAAAGCCGATCGCTTTAGAGGCAGAGTAATTTTTCCCATACACAGTATTTCGGGCAAGCCAACAGCATTTGGCGGACGTGTTCTAAAGACCGATAAAAAAACTGCCAAATACCTCAACTCACCGGAATCCGAGATTTATCATAAAAGTAGAATTCTCTATGGTATTTTTCATGCAAAAACTGAAATCACCAAAAAAGACCGATGTTTTTTGGTGGAGGGTTATACAGATGTAATCTCGTTTCACCAGGCAGGGATCACCAATGTGGTGGCATCGTCAGGGACTGCATTAACAGTGGATCAGATAAGACTGATAGCCCGCTTTACACCCAATATCACAATTATTTATGATGGTGATCCAGCGGGAATCAAAGCCTCGCTACGAGGAATTGACCTTGTTTTAGAGCAGGGAATGAATGTAAAAGTGCTCTTGCTTCCCGAGGGTGAGGATCCTGATTCTTTTTCCAAGAGTCGCAGTGCTGAAGAGCTACAAGCCTATATTACCAAACACGAGGGTGACTTTATCAAGTTTAAAACAGGTCTTCTTTTAAAGGATGCCGAAAACGACCCGGTAAAACGTGCCGGTCTATTGCAAGATATTGTAAAAACCATTTCTGTAATCCCCGATGCCATCGTACGGGGCGAATATGTGAAGGAATGCAGTGCATTAATGAACGTTACAGAACAGGTACTCTATAATGAGATAGCTAAGCTCACAAAAAAAAGCAGAGAAGAAAAGTATAGAGGTAATACGCCCAGTATTCAGGTGCCTCAAGTGCCGAGTTCTCCAACAGCTAGTCCGGCTTTCACTACACTGAATCTCTTTGAGGAGGAAGAGAAAGAACTAATCCGTTTTATGATAAAATACGGTGATATTCAAATGGTGGAGGTGGAAGAGGGAAAAGAAGAAGAGGAAGAGGAAATTACTGTGGGAGATTATATCCTGGAACAACTGAGAGAAGATGAGTTGGAATGTGAAAACCCCCTGTATAATAAAATACTGAAGCTATACGAAGAAAATAAGAAAAAAAAGGGTTTTCAGGCTGTTAAGTTTTTTGTAAGTCATATGGAACAGGATGTAAGTAGGTTGGCTACCGATTTGTTGAGCAAGGAGTATCCGCTAAGCAAGATTCATCAACGGTTTGGGGCTGGTGATCTGGATGAGGCTAGTATCCTAGATAGGTTGGTTCCTAAAGTAGTCAACGAACTGAAATTGAAGAAAGTTAAAGCATTGATAGATAAGTATAGGAACGAACTGAAATTAGCAGAACAAAAGGAGGATGGAGAAAAAATGATAGAAATTATGCAAACCATGGTCCGTTTGCAACAGTTACAATCACTATTATCTAAAGAATTGGGGGATAGAACGATTGTATAA